In a genomic window of uncultured Sphaerochaeta sp.:
- a CDS encoding sensor histidine kinase produces the protein MNGETQFQRNLRFHHILEAYAYLLLGISLVLFIMTYGFEGGASSRPFEFYRTFFIFLLLFAFMQVLLAHTENLLGILLLCFLSLMTLMVLDYSLNDFLTIRLSLFLAFQAVVLVKLPFPLAWFAPVALASLFLYFQLMPQFLGANDLNTLLRPADPAELTMFVLVLLVCAYFQVGLTRLHELHEKAKMQIEILNTTITKLTIFSQSLQSYARTAELEAAKKERYRISREIHDISGYMFTNIIAMMDAIVATGCRDCEKTSEMCSGARSQAQEGLVETRRALHLLRKSDQEREVGMKAIHKIKKIFEGTTGVQVEIESGNLPASFGDEIDLILYRIVQEGLTNALRHGHATRVRMLFWIVSESVQVIILDNGSGAKKIIKGIGLAGMEERISKLGGQVKAENAPEGGFQLTVTIPMQKELSDDTYSVG, from the coding sequence ATGAACGGAGAAACACAATTCCAGCGAAACCTACGGTTTCATCACATACTCGAAGCCTATGCGTATCTCTTGCTTGGCATTTCCCTTGTTCTTTTCATCATGACCTATGGTTTTGAGGGAGGAGCCAGCAGCCGTCCGTTCGAGTTTTATCGAACCTTCTTCATCTTCCTGCTGCTTTTTGCCTTCATGCAGGTCCTGCTTGCCCACACCGAAAACCTGCTGGGAATCCTCTTGCTCTGCTTTCTCAGTCTCATGACACTTATGGTCCTCGACTACTCGCTCAATGACTTTCTGACCATACGCCTCTCCCTGTTCCTTGCCTTCCAAGCGGTGGTGTTGGTCAAACTGCCCTTCCCCTTGGCATGGTTTGCCCCGGTGGCACTAGCATCACTCTTCCTGTACTTCCAGCTCATGCCCCAGTTTCTGGGAGCCAATGACCTGAACACCCTGCTTCGGCCGGCAGACCCTGCTGAACTGACCATGTTTGTACTGGTCCTGTTGGTCTGTGCCTATTTTCAGGTTGGCTTGACCCGACTGCACGAATTGCATGAGAAAGCGAAGATGCAGATCGAGATCCTCAATACCACCATCACCAAGCTGACGATTTTCAGCCAGAGCCTCCAATCGTATGCACGGACGGCTGAACTCGAGGCGGCCAAGAAGGAACGCTACCGCATCTCCCGGGAGATACACGATATCAGCGGATATATGTTCACCAACATCATCGCCATGATGGATGCCATCGTTGCAACCGGATGCCGTGACTGCGAGAAAACCAGCGAGATGTGCAGCGGGGCCCGCAGCCAGGCACAGGAAGGCTTGGTGGAAACCCGCAGGGCTTTGCACCTGCTTCGCAAGAGCGACCAAGAGCGTGAAGTGGGGATGAAGGCAATTCATAAAATCAAAAAGATTTTTGAGGGAACGACCGGAGTGCAGGTTGAGATTGAGAGCGGCAACCTTCCCGCTTCCTTTGGCGATGAGATTGATCTCATTCTCTACCGCATCGTACAGGAAGGCCTGACCAACGCCCTTCGGCATGGCCACGCCACCCGTGTGAGGATGCTCTTTTGGATTGTCAGCGAATCGGTGCAGGTAATCATTCTTGACAACGGAAGCGGGGCGAAGAAGATAATCAAGGGAATAGGGCTCGCCGGGATGGAAGAGAGGATCAGCAAACTCGGAGGACAGGTAAAGGCGGAAAACGCCCCGGAAGGGGGTTTCCAACTGACGGTGACCATCCCTATGCAGAAGGAGTTGAGCGATGATACGTATTCTGTTGGTTGA
- a CDS encoding response regulator transcription factor — translation MIRILLVDDQPLFVQSLRMSLENYTDDFQVIGIAKTGTSAIHMALESEVDVILMDVHLPDINGVVATSRILEQKPSVKVVMLSTYDEDEYVREALRIGASGYLLKDISPTELIAAIRALHSGLVQISPKIAAKLINAMYDGTSPKIPEVSSRFEWFDTLTSREKEIFGLIATGFDNQQIADHLQLAEQTVRNNISTIYSKLEVKDRFEIIRLANMIRYH, via the coding sequence ATGATACGTATTCTGTTGGTTGACGACCAGCCACTCTTTGTCCAGAGCCTCAGAATGAGCCTGGAGAACTACACCGATGACTTTCAGGTGATTGGCATCGCCAAGACAGGAACCAGTGCCATCCATATGGCCTTGGAGTCGGAGGTGGATGTCATTCTCATGGATGTACACCTTCCTGATATCAACGGGGTGGTTGCAACCTCGCGGATATTGGAGCAGAAGCCATCGGTCAAGGTTGTCATGCTCTCCACCTACGATGAGGATGAGTATGTCAGGGAAGCACTGAGAATCGGAGCCTCTGGCTATCTGCTGAAAGATATCTCCCCTACTGAGCTCATCGCCGCCATCCGCGCTCTCCATTCGGGCCTTGTGCAGATCTCTCCCAAGATTGCAGCAAAGCTCATCAATGCCATGTACGACGGCACCAGCCCCAAAATTCCTGAAGTATCCAGCCGTTTCGAATGGTTCGACACCCTTACCTCCCGTGAAAAGGAGATCTTCGGCCTGATAGCCACCGGCTTTGACAACCAGCAAATCGCCGACCACCTGCAACTGGCTGAGCAGACCGTGAGAAACAACATTTCCACCATCTACTCAAAACTTGAGGTGAAGGACCGCTTCGAGATCATACGGCTTGCCAACATGATTCGGTACCATTAG
- a CDS encoding sodium:solute symporter family protein → MNLTITLIVVLYMLMMLAIGYYSSKKISTNTDFMVAGRRLGPLLMAGTLAATEIGGGSSLGVVANAYGSWGMSASWYIIAMGIAFMILIPLAPKFRASSVKTVPEYFRRRYDKFSGGFSAIIMMMALVGLTAGQFKASASILEVMLGLDYTTSLVIVTIVITVYAVMGGLWSVTLTDFIQVFLIVIGMVIAIPFALNLAGGWSTIKQTVPAEHLSLTKGIGGWGQIAGFVIMYVATFSVGQEAVSRYYAARDGKAAVQGSIIAAIVNFVFAFIPVILGLAMLSLFNQNLLDANVVDALKNNSRYALPALAVATMPAIVTGILFAGIISATMSSADSDLLGAGSIFGNDLYKIFIRKGAKDQEVMRVTKITMVIVALFSLVTALYANNILTLLAFSFTLRAAGTFVPYVMGHFWKKSSSAGSIASILIGSVVFFLMDKKVIPSVPKVNNIIPALLISLVAFYAFSLIFPPKEQTFDLSYEED, encoded by the coding sequence ATGAATCTAACGATCACCCTTATTGTTGTTCTGTACATGCTCATGATGCTGGCAATCGGGTACTACTCTTCTAAGAAGATCAGTACGAACACGGACTTCATGGTCGCAGGCAGGCGCCTGGGTCCGCTTTTGATGGCGGGAACCCTTGCCGCTACGGAAATCGGCGGAGGCAGCAGCCTTGGCGTAGTAGCCAACGCATACGGTTCATGGGGCATGAGCGCATCCTGGTACATCATTGCCATGGGCATCGCATTCATGATCCTCATCCCGCTTGCCCCCAAGTTCCGGGCCTCGAGTGTAAAAACGGTGCCCGAGTACTTCCGCAGGCGCTATGACAAGTTCTCCGGTGGTTTCAGTGCCATCATCATGATGATGGCTCTCGTGGGACTCACCGCTGGACAATTCAAGGCATCCGCTTCGATCCTTGAGGTCATGCTCGGCCTGGATTATACCACCAGCCTCGTCATCGTCACCATCGTCATCACCGTCTACGCGGTCATGGGTGGTCTGTGGTCTGTTACTCTTACCGACTTCATCCAGGTCTTTTTGATTGTCATCGGCATGGTCATTGCCATCCCCTTCGCACTCAATCTTGCCGGCGGATGGAGCACCATCAAGCAGACGGTTCCCGCTGAACATTTGAGCCTCACCAAGGGAATCGGTGGTTGGGGCCAGATCGCAGGTTTTGTCATCATGTACGTGGCTACTTTCTCGGTCGGACAAGAAGCAGTCTCGCGATACTACGCTGCCCGTGATGGAAAGGCAGCGGTACAGGGTTCGATTATTGCTGCAATCGTCAACTTCGTCTTTGCATTCATCCCGGTCATCCTGGGCCTGGCGATGCTGAGTCTCTTCAACCAGAACCTCCTGGACGCCAATGTGGTGGATGCGCTGAAGAACAACAGCCGATACGCCCTCCCTGCCCTTGCGGTTGCCACGATGCCCGCAATAGTCACCGGCATTCTCTTCGCCGGTATCATCAGCGCGACGATGAGCTCTGCCGACAGCGACCTGCTCGGAGCAGGATCTATCTTCGGCAATGATCTCTACAAGATTTTCATCAGAAAGGGCGCAAAAGATCAGGAAGTCATGCGGGTTACCAAGATCACCATGGTGATTGTCGCTCTCTTCAGTCTGGTCACCGCCTTGTATGCAAACAACATTCTGACGCTTCTTGCTTTCTCCTTCACCTTGCGCGCAGCCGGAACTTTCGTTCCCTACGTTATGGGACACTTCTGGAAGAAATCGTCCAGTGCAGGATCCATTGCTTCGATCCTTATCGGAAGCGTGGTCTTCTTCCTGATGGACAAAAAGGTCATCCCCTCGGTCCCGAAGGTAAACAACATCATCCCGGCTCTTTTGATCAGCTTGGTAGCATTCTATGCGTTCTCCCTGATCTTCCCGCCGAAGGAGCAAACATTCGATCTGTCGTATGAAGAGGACTGA
- a CDS encoding diaminopropionate ammonia-lyase: protein MTGTQQEISYIVREPRQKDVSLATELFSMKQANCSRRFHRQVPGYRMSALQGLPNLAAMFKVGGIWTKDESSRLQLNSFKVLGGSFALYRYLQKQLGILGEDTPFAYLASQEVKDKVGEITFASATDGNHGRGIAWAAKKLGFKCVIYVHSETSIRRIDAIKSNGAKVVIVDGNYDDAVRQVAIDAEKNGWTIISDTSWDNYTEIPTWIMQGYLTLLAETQEQFSGVGIVKPTHLFIQAGVGALAASVIGFYHALFGQDAPKCIVVEPDQAPCIFESALADDGKPHSVTGALDTIMAGLACGDPSPIAWEILSKNADAFIKVPDYVAAKGMRIYATPLNGDPLIISGESGAVTLGAFASIMQYPELEELRKALGLDETSQVLFINTEGNTDPVHFRQIIWEGANPVPKQHWINV, encoded by the coding sequence ATGACCGGTACACAACAGGAAATCTCTTATATCGTCCGTGAGCCGAGGCAGAAAGATGTCTCGCTGGCCACTGAACTCTTTTCCATGAAACAGGCAAACTGCTCACGCCGTTTCCATCGACAGGTGCCCGGCTACCGCATGAGCGCCTTGCAGGGGCTGCCGAATCTTGCAGCCATGTTCAAGGTGGGTGGCATCTGGACCAAGGATGAGTCCAGCCGTTTGCAGCTGAACAGCTTCAAGGTGCTGGGTGGTTCGTTTGCCCTGTACCGGTACCTGCAAAAGCAGTTGGGTATACTCGGAGAAGATACTCCCTTCGCCTATCTCGCCAGTCAGGAAGTGAAGGACAAGGTGGGGGAAATCACCTTCGCCAGTGCCACGGACGGCAACCACGGCCGCGGCATCGCCTGGGCAGCCAAGAAGCTTGGTTTCAAATGTGTCATCTATGTGCACAGCGAGACCAGCATTCGCCGCATCGATGCCATCAAGAGCAACGGAGCGAAAGTGGTCATCGTTGACGGAAACTACGACGATGCGGTACGTCAGGTAGCCATCGATGCCGAAAAGAACGGCTGGACGATCATCAGCGATACCAGTTGGGACAACTACACCGAGATTCCGACCTGGATCATGCAAGGCTATCTCACCTTGCTTGCAGAAACACAGGAACAATTCAGCGGAGTGGGCATCGTCAAGCCGACGCATCTCTTCATTCAGGCAGGGGTCGGCGCCTTGGCTGCTTCGGTAATCGGCTTCTACCATGCTCTTTTCGGCCAGGATGCCCCCAAGTGCATCGTCGTTGAGCCCGATCAGGCTCCTTGCATCTTCGAAAGCGCCCTTGCAGATGATGGCAAACCCCATTCGGTGACAGGAGCTCTGGACACCATCATGGCAGGGCTTGCCTGCGGCGACCCCAGCCCGATCGCTTGGGAGATCCTGAGCAAGAATGCCGATGCATTCATCAAGGTTCCCGACTATGTGGCAGCAAAGGGAATGCGAATCTATGCGACACCGCTCAACGGCGATCCGCTGATCATCAGCGGTGAGAGCGGAGCGGTCACGTTGGGAGCTTTCGCCTCGATCATGCAGTATCCGGAACTGGAAGAGTTGCGCAAAGCCCTTGGTCTGGATGAGACCAGCCAGGTGCTCTTCATCAATACCGAAGGGAACACAGACCCGGTACACTTCCGCCAGATCATCTGGGAGGGAGCGAATCCGGTGCCCAAGCAGCATTGGATCAATGTCTGA